The genomic segment AGCCGTGATCGTGCGTCTTTACAAGGCCACCGCGGGAAGTGCTGCGAAGGCGACCTTTGAAGTGCCGAACCTGACGCTGCAGGCTGCATCGGAAGGCGCGTGGGGCATGCTGGTTCGCGCGCGGGTTGAGAAAAAGGCTTCGACCGATCCGAATCTGATCGCCGTCGCTACCCGGCTTGGCGTGCAACCGGCCGATCTGTTCGACTTGATTGTGCGCGACGGCAGCACCGGCATCACGGAAACCTTTCTCAACCTCACCACCAAGGACAGCGCGCGGCGCGCCGATCGCGTGCTGGCGGCCGAGTCGAGTTTCGTCCGTGTCACGGCCGCGTTGCCATCGAACTCGTCGCCGTCCGCCCATGCCGGCAGTCTGGCCGACGCTGACGTCTGGACGGCCGGCACGAAGTCCACGGCCGCGAAGAATGCCGCTCCGGCAGACATTGCCGTCGATAGCGCCGTGCTCGATGCGGCCGCGTACAAAGGAAGCCAAACCGGTAAAACCGGACTCTATCAGCTGGAAAAAGTCGATCTCTTCAACCTGCTCTGTATCCTGCCCGACGCGCGCGGCGGGGATGTGCCGGATGACGTGTATCAGGAGGCGCTCAGCTACTGTGTCAAGCGGCGGGCCATGCTGATCGTCGATCCGAAGGCGGCTTGGGCGACGGTGAGCGCCGCACAGTCGGGAGTCCCCGGGATGAATCTGAACGGCGACATGGCGCGTAACGCGGCGATCTACTTTCCTCGCATCAAGCAGGCCGATTCACAGCTCGGGGGGCAAGTGGAGACCTTCGTGCCCTGTGGTGTGATTGCCGGCGTGATGGCGAGAACGGACAGCCGACGCGGAGTGTGGAAGGCGCCGGCGGGGCTCGACGCCTCGTTGAGCGGCGTGGCCGGTCTGCAGCTCGATATGACGGATGCGGAGAACGGTCTCCTGAATCCGCTGGGTATCAACTGTCTCCGGACATTCCCGGTCCACGGTCGAGTGGTATGGGGTTCCCGGACCATGCGGGGTGCGGATGCGGCGGCGGATGAGTACAAGTATGTGCCGGTTCGTCGGCTGGCCCTGTTCCTCGAAGAAAGCCTCTATCGCGGCACGCAGTGGGTGGTGTTCGAACCGAACGATGAGCCCCTCTGGGCGCAGATCAGGCTGAACCTGGGCGCGTTCATGCACAACCTGTTTCGGCAGGGTGCATTTCAGGGCACCGCTCCGCGGGACGCCTACTTCGTGAAGTGCGACAAGGAAACGACCACACAAAACGATATCAATCTCGGCATCGTCAACATCGTCGTCGGATTCGCTCCGCTCAAACCTGCAGAGTTCGTCATCATCAAGCTCCAGCAGATGGCCGGCCAGATCGCGACCTAGGAGGAGGAAAACATGGCGCAGTTTACCGTCAACACGCATCGGTTCGATCCCTACAAGAATTTCAAGTTCCGGGTGAAATGGGACGGGCGTTACGTCGCGGGGGTCAGCAAGGTCGGTTCCTTGAAACGTTCCACCGAAGTGGTCGAGCACCGCGAGGGCGGGGACCCCAGCACCAGCCGCAAGTCCCCCGGCCGCACCAAGTATGAAGCCATTACGCTGGAGCGGGGGGTGACCCACGACACCGCCTTCGAGCAATGGGCGAACAAGGTCTGGAACTTCGGGTCCGGGTTGGGCGCAGAAGTGTCGCTCAAGGATTTCCGGAAAGACATCATCATCGAGTTGTACAACGAGGCGGGACAACTGGCCATTGCCTACAAGGTCTTCCGTTGTTGGGTGTCGGAATATCAGTCTCAGCCCGACCTCGATGCCAATGCCAACGCCGTGGCGATACAGACGCTCAAACTCGAAAACGAAGGCTGGGAACGCGACTACGAAGTGACAGAACCGTCGGAGCCGACCTTTACGGAGCCGTGACGATGGCGCACAGATCTCAGTCAGGACTCTCCGCAGCGGCGCTCATCGACATCTGGGAGCAGGGGGCCGGCCGGCATCCCCTCGACCGGGCGTTGTTGCTGTTGCGGTATGCCTGTCCCGACGAGCCGTTCGAAACCCTGTGCGAGTGGACGATGGGGGAGCGCGATAGGCGGTTGTTGGAGTCCCGTCGAAACACCTTCGGCGATCGCATCGACGGGTATGCAGAATGTCCTGCCTGCTGCAACGGACTCGAATTCGAACTGTCCTGCGAGGGTATATCAGGATCGGCATCGACGACGGGTGCGACCTGGCACAGGGTGGAGCAGGCAAGGCGCTCGTGGAACATGCGCGGGCCGAACAGCCGGGATCTTGCCGCCGCCGCGGCCGCCCCGGACTTAGATCGGGCGCGCCGCGTGATTCTCTCGCGTTGCCTGCGCAGCGGAACCGACACGGTGGATGAATCTGAATGGACGGACGAATTGCAGGCGGCTCTGGCGGCACGGCTGAGCGAGGTCGATCCGTTGGCCGAAATCCTCATCGACTTGAGATGCGCTGCCTGCGGGCACGCATGGCAGAGCGTCTTCGATATCGCGGAGTTTTTCTGGAATGAGATTTATGTGCGAAGCAGGCGGGTGTTGCAGGAAATTGATCTGCTGGCGCGCACCTATGGCTGGACGGAAGGTGAAATCCTGGGCATGACCGATCAACGGCGCAGCCTGTATGTAGGGATGGCACTCTCATGAGCGATTTTCTGACCCGACTCGTCCAGCGACAGACCGGCACGCTTGCCACGATTCAACCGCGTACCCGTTCTATGTTTGACCCCGCGATGAAACAGCCGGATCAGCCGATATCTGATCTTCCGGTGATCGACCGAGTGGCCTCGTCTGATGCGCCGCGCCAACCGGCCGAAGCGCCGCGCCATTCGATTGCTTCGATGCATCCGGTGCCGACCGCTTTCCATGTGCAACGACGCATCGAAGCCCCTGTCGAGGGGCCGTCTGTCGCTCTGCCGGAAACAGGCGCGCGCGCGGCGGAGTCGTCGCACGAATCGCCCCGCGTCAAGGCGACGGCTGTTCCACGTACCGCCCCGGGGGAAGGGACGACGGTATCCCTGCGCAATCAGATCCTGGAATCGAACCGGTATGCAGCGCGGTTGTTCCCCAGCAACAATGCAAGGCCGGAGGAACGGCTCAGTGAGGCGCCGGCTTGGCTAGAGAGAGCGGTCGTACCTCCGCCACGGTTGATCGAGGCGCAACAGGCGACGCCGATGGCGGCACGCGTCACTCTGCCTTCGTTGCTATCCACGGGACAGCAGGGGCAACGCGGTGACGCTGCAGGGGCAACGTCTCCAGAACCTCCCGTTCATGTGACGATCGGACGGATCGAGGTCACCGCCCTGCCCCCGTCCTCGCCACCCGGGCGGAAATCTTCCGCACGTCCTCCATCGATGTCGTTGGCGGACTATTTGGCTCGCCGCCAGGGGAGGGGCGCGTGAGCAGCGCGTTGGCCATTGCCGGAGTCACAGCCGTGCTTCGAGACCTCCTCAACGACGGCTTGATCAACCACAACGTCAGCGGCCTGCTCGGGAGTACCGTGACGGTGAGCGCCGTCCCGCCGGATCGGGTGGTTCCCGCCAATGGCGCTGAAAGCACCCAGCTGAATCTCTTCCTCCATCAAGTCACGTTCAATACGGGCTGGCGGAATCATGCGTTACCG from the Nitrospira sp. genome contains:
- a CDS encoding phage tail protein, which encodes MAQFTVNTHRFDPYKNFKFRVKWDGRYVAGVSKVGSLKRSTEVVEHREGGDPSTSRKSPGRTKYEAITLERGVTHDTAFEQWANKVWNFGSGLGAEVSLKDFRKDIIIELYNEAGQLAIAYKVFRCWVSEYQSQPDLDANANAVAIQTLKLENEGWERDYEVTEPSEPTFTEP
- a CDS encoding phage tail sheath family protein, encoding MPVQPTYPGVYIEELPSGVRTITGVATSITGFVGKAVRGPADQPVTITSFADYERVFGGLHRDMTLSYAVRDFFLNGGGQAVIVRLYKATAGSAAKATFEVPNLTLQAASEGAWGMLVRARVEKKASTDPNLIAVATRLGVQPADLFDLIVRDGSTGITETFLNLTTKDSARRADRVLAAESSFVRVTAALPSNSSPSAHAGSLADADVWTAGTKSTAAKNAAPADIAVDSAVLDAAAYKGSQTGKTGLYQLEKVDLFNLLCILPDARGGDVPDDVYQEALSYCVKRRAMLIVDPKAAWATVSAAQSGVPGMNLNGDMARNAAIYFPRIKQADSQLGGQVETFVPCGVIAGVMARTDSRRGVWKAPAGLDASLSGVAGLQLDMTDAENGLLNPLGINCLRTFPVHGRVVWGSRTMRGADAAADEYKYVPVRRLALFLEESLYRGTQWVVFEPNDEPLWAQIRLNLGAFMHNLFRQGAFQGTAPRDAYFVKCDKETTTQNDINLGIVNIVVGFAPLKPAEFVIIKLQQMAGQIAT
- a CDS encoding phage baseplate protein, whose product is MAHRSQSGLSAAALIDIWEQGAGRHPLDRALLLLRYACPDEPFETLCEWTMGERDRRLLESRRNTFGDRIDGYAECPACCNGLEFELSCEGISGSASTTGATWHRVEQARRSWNMRGPNSRDLAAAAAAPDLDRARRVILSRCLRSGTDTVDESEWTDELQAALAARLSEVDPLAEILIDLRCAACGHAWQSVFDIAEFFWNEIYVRSRRVLQEIDLLARTYGWTEGEILGMTDQRRSLYVGMALS